One genomic segment of Suricata suricatta isolate VVHF042 chromosome 16, meerkat_22Aug2017_6uvM2_HiC, whole genome shotgun sequence includes these proteins:
- the ZNF606 gene encoding zinc finger protein 606 isoform X2, with translation MRNLESKALIPTQSIFEEEQSHSMKLERYIWDDPWFSRLEVLGCKEQLEMYHMNQSTAMRQMVFMQKQVLSQRGSEFCGLGAEYSQSLNVFPSQRVSQIEHLYKPDTNAESWQYNSAIMYADKVTYGNHDYDKTFYQSIQPIQPERMQSGDNLLKCTDAVKSFNHILHKGMHTGEKLYEYKECHQIFNQSPSFNEHPRLHIGENQYDYKEYENIFYFSSFMEHQKIGTAEKACKYNEWERVFGCDSFLTQHAGSYASERPYECNECGTSFIWSSYLIQHKKTHTGEKPYECDKCGKVFRNRSALTKHERTHTGIKPYECNKCGKAFSWNSHLIVHKRIHTGEKPYVCNECGKSFNWNSHLIGHQRTHTGEKPFECTECGKSFSWSSHLIAHMRMHTGEKPFKCDECEKAFRDYSALSKHERTHSGAKPYKCTECGKSFSWSSHLIAHQRTHTGEKPYNCQECGKAFRERSALTKHEIIHSGIKPYECNKCGKSCSQMAHLVRHQRTHTGEKPYECNKCGKSFSQSCHLVAHRRIHTGEKPYKCNQCERSFNCSSHLIAHRRTHTGEKPYRCNECGKAFNESSSLIVHLRNHTGEKPYKCNHCEKAFCKNSSLIIHQRMHSGEKRFICSDCGKAFSGHSALLQHQRNHNEKKL, from the coding sequence ATGAGAAATCTTGAAAGCAAAGCATTGATCCCAACACAAAGCATTTTTGAGGAAGAACAATCCCATAGCATGAAGCTGGAAAGATACATTTGGGATGATCCTTGGTTCTCCAGGTTAGAAGTCTTGGGATGTAAAGAACAGTTGGAAATGTATCACATGAACCAGAGTACAGCTATGAGGCAAATGGTCTTCATGCAAAAGCAAGTATTGTCTCAAAGAGGTTCTGAATTCTGTGGACTTGGAGCAGAGTATAGCCAGAGCTTAAACGTTTTTCCATCTCAGAGAGTTTCTCAAATAGAACATTTATATAAGCCTGATACAAATGCTGAAAGCTGGCAGTATAACTCAGCCATAATGTATGCAGATAAGGTCACCTATGGAAATCATGATTATGACAAAACTTTCTACCAGTCCATACAACCTATTCAGCCTGAAAGGATGCAGTCTGGAGATAATCTTCTCAAATGTACTGATGCTGTTAAATCTTTCAATCATATACTACATAAGGGGATGCATACAGGAGAAAAGCTCTATGAATATAAGGAATGCCATCAAATCTTTAACCAGAGCCCATCATTTAATGAACACCCACGACTTCATATTGGAGAAAACCAGTATGATTACAAAGAATATgagaatatcttttatttttcatcatttatggAACATCAAAAAATTGGTactgcagaaaaagcatgtaaATACAATGAATGGGAGAGAGTCTTTGGGTGTGACTCGTTCCTTACTCAACATGCAGGCAGCTACGCCTCAGAGAGaccctatgaatgtaatgaatgtggaacATCTTTCATCTGGAGCTCCTACCTTATCCAGCATAAGAAaactcatactggagagaaaccctatgaatgtgaTAAATGTGGAAAAGTATTTAGAAATCGTTCGGCCCTTACTAAACATGAACGGACTCACACTGGAATAAAGCCCTATGAATGTAATAAATGTGGTAAAGCCTTCAGCTGGAATTCTCATCTTATTGTACATAAGAGAATTCATACAGGAGAAAAACCTTACgtatgtaatgaatgtgggaaatctttcAACTGGAACTCCCATCTTATTGGACATCAGAgaactcatactggagagaaaccttttGAATGTACtgaatgtgggaaatctttcAGCTGGAGCTCCCATCTTATTGCCCATATGAGAAtgcatactggagagaagcccttTAAATGTGATGAATGTGAAAAAGCTTTCAGGGATTACTCAGCCCTTAGTAAACATGAAAGAACTCACTCTGGAGCAAAACCATATAAATGTACTGAATGTGGAAAATCCTTTAGCTGGAGCTCCCATCTTATTGCCCATCAGAGAactcatacaggagagaaaccctataaCTGTCAGGAATGTGGCAAGGCATTCAGAGAACGCTCAGCACTCACTAAACATGAAATAATTCATTCTGGAATCAAGCCTTATGAATGTAATAAATGTGGAAAGTCCTGCAGCCAGATGGCTCACCTTGTTAGACATCAAAGGACTCATACTGGAGAAAAGCCCTATGAGTGTAATAAATGTGGGAAATCCTTCAGTCAGAGCTGTCACCTTGTTGCTCATCGGAGAATTCACACTGGTGAGAAACCCTATAAATGTAATCAGTGTGAAAGATCCTTTAACTGTAGTTCTCACCTTATTGCACACCGGAgaactcatactggagagaaaccatatagatgtaatgaatgtgggaaagcatTTAATGAGAGTTCTTCCCTTATTGTTCATCTAAGAAACCATACAGGAGAAAAACCCTACAAATGTAATCATTGTGAGAAAGCTTTCTGTAAGAATTCATCTCTCATCATTCATCAGAGAATGCATAGCGGAGAGAAACGCTTTATATGCAGTGACTGTGGAAAAGCCTTTAGTGGTCACTCAGCCCTACTTCAGCATCAGAGAAATCATAATGAAAAGAAACTGTGA
- the ZNF606 gene encoding zinc finger protein 606 isoform X1: MLETYGHLLSVGNQIAKPEVICLLEQGEDPWSVEQAHPQSTCPEWMRNLESKALIPTQSIFEEEQSHSMKLERYIWDDPWFSRLEVLGCKEQLEMYHMNQSTAMRQMVFMQKQVLSQRGSEFCGLGAEYSQSLNVFPSQRVSQIEHLYKPDTNAESWQYNSAIMYADKVTYGNHDYDKTFYQSIQPIQPERMQSGDNLLKCTDAVKSFNHILHKGMHTGEKLYEYKECHQIFNQSPSFNEHPRLHIGENQYDYKEYENIFYFSSFMEHQKIGTAEKACKYNEWERVFGCDSFLTQHAGSYASERPYECNECGTSFIWSSYLIQHKKTHTGEKPYECDKCGKVFRNRSALTKHERTHTGIKPYECNKCGKAFSWNSHLIVHKRIHTGEKPYVCNECGKSFNWNSHLIGHQRTHTGEKPFECTECGKSFSWSSHLIAHMRMHTGEKPFKCDECEKAFRDYSALSKHERTHSGAKPYKCTECGKSFSWSSHLIAHQRTHTGEKPYNCQECGKAFRERSALTKHEIIHSGIKPYECNKCGKSCSQMAHLVRHQRTHTGEKPYECNKCGKSFSQSCHLVAHRRIHTGEKPYKCNQCERSFNCSSHLIAHRRTHTGEKPYRCNECGKAFNESSSLIVHLRNHTGEKPYKCNHCEKAFCKNSSLIIHQRMHSGEKRFICSDCGKAFSGHSALLQHQRNHNEKKL, translated from the exons ATGCTGGAGACCTATGGCCATCTGCTGTCTGTGG GGAATCAGATTGCCAAGCCGGAGGTCATCTGTCTGTTGGAGCAAGGAGAAGACCCGTGGTCAGTGGAACAAGCACATCCTCAGAGCACTTGTCCAG agtGGATGAGAAATCTTGAAAGCAAAGCATTGATCCCAACACAAAGCATTTTTGAGGAAGAACAATCCCATAGCATGAAGCTGGAAAGATACATTTGGGATGATCCTTGGTTCTCCAGGTTAGAAGTCTTGGGATGTAAAGAACAGTTGGAAATGTATCACATGAACCAGAGTACAGCTATGAGGCAAATGGTCTTCATGCAAAAGCAAGTATTGTCTCAAAGAGGTTCTGAATTCTGTGGACTTGGAGCAGAGTATAGCCAGAGCTTAAACGTTTTTCCATCTCAGAGAGTTTCTCAAATAGAACATTTATATAAGCCTGATACAAATGCTGAAAGCTGGCAGTATAACTCAGCCATAATGTATGCAGATAAGGTCACCTATGGAAATCATGATTATGACAAAACTTTCTACCAGTCCATACAACCTATTCAGCCTGAAAGGATGCAGTCTGGAGATAATCTTCTCAAATGTACTGATGCTGTTAAATCTTTCAATCATATACTACATAAGGGGATGCATACAGGAGAAAAGCTCTATGAATATAAGGAATGCCATCAAATCTTTAACCAGAGCCCATCATTTAATGAACACCCACGACTTCATATTGGAGAAAACCAGTATGATTACAAAGAATATgagaatatcttttatttttcatcatttatggAACATCAAAAAATTGGTactgcagaaaaagcatgtaaATACAATGAATGGGAGAGAGTCTTTGGGTGTGACTCGTTCCTTACTCAACATGCAGGCAGCTACGCCTCAGAGAGaccctatgaatgtaatgaatgtggaacATCTTTCATCTGGAGCTCCTACCTTATCCAGCATAAGAAaactcatactggagagaaaccctatgaatgtgaTAAATGTGGAAAAGTATTTAGAAATCGTTCGGCCCTTACTAAACATGAACGGACTCACACTGGAATAAAGCCCTATGAATGTAATAAATGTGGTAAAGCCTTCAGCTGGAATTCTCATCTTATTGTACATAAGAGAATTCATACAGGAGAAAAACCTTACgtatgtaatgaatgtgggaaatctttcAACTGGAACTCCCATCTTATTGGACATCAGAgaactcatactggagagaaaccttttGAATGTACtgaatgtgggaaatctttcAGCTGGAGCTCCCATCTTATTGCCCATATGAGAAtgcatactggagagaagcccttTAAATGTGATGAATGTGAAAAAGCTTTCAGGGATTACTCAGCCCTTAGTAAACATGAAAGAACTCACTCTGGAGCAAAACCATATAAATGTACTGAATGTGGAAAATCCTTTAGCTGGAGCTCCCATCTTATTGCCCATCAGAGAactcatacaggagagaaaccctataaCTGTCAGGAATGTGGCAAGGCATTCAGAGAACGCTCAGCACTCACTAAACATGAAATAATTCATTCTGGAATCAAGCCTTATGAATGTAATAAATGTGGAAAGTCCTGCAGCCAGATGGCTCACCTTGTTAGACATCAAAGGACTCATACTGGAGAAAAGCCCTATGAGTGTAATAAATGTGGGAAATCCTTCAGTCAGAGCTGTCACCTTGTTGCTCATCGGAGAATTCACACTGGTGAGAAACCCTATAAATGTAATCAGTGTGAAAGATCCTTTAACTGTAGTTCTCACCTTATTGCACACCGGAgaactcatactggagagaaaccatatagatgtaatgaatgtgggaaagcatTTAATGAGAGTTCTTCCCTTATTGTTCATCTAAGAAACCATACAGGAGAAAAACCCTACAAATGTAATCATTGTGAGAAAGCTTTCTGTAAGAATTCATCTCTCATCATTCATCAGAGAATGCATAGCGGAGAGAAACGCTTTATATGCAGTGACTGTGGAAAAGCCTTTAGTGGTCACTCAGCCCTACTTCAGCATCAGAGAAATCATAATGAAAAGAAACTGTGA